From a region of the Pristis pectinata isolate sPriPec2 chromosome 2, sPriPec2.1.pri, whole genome shotgun sequence genome:
- the LOC127586918 gene encoding NACHT, LRR and PYD domains-containing protein 3-like isoform X3, with the protein MDLITKDDYEDVKYVPGPRRRVRALLDIIDCRGDLVADAFSSLFSKSGGVADTDTGSGEYGTLVKKHRQVLLRRNQSMMPYNSRVGEKVHLLDLFTDLLLVSGHHSTELKRHQLLSLGQQRIQLQEGCQLAILPQQLFQQSPSRVLVTGVAGIGKTALLQKLVYDWAGGQCLHNFQVVLQLAFRDLNLIDQPVSFRNLVLRKNGHLAKLLDLVFEEAQKLLVVLDGFDEFKFCSIVDGDRYVMDPDEEAQLPDIINSLLRGELLPEASVLLTTRPTAVTYIPVETIDRFVVITGFSEKEIRNFFLKYYRDEGLSSRVFQLVKENHFLFTLCFIPAFCYIVCSVLKEQGATGHNQPKTMTDIYSRYLTMLLKHHARPQPQGPGALTQMLHNLCRLAYSKLLQHDTLFCQHDLQAHHIQLNTFVNSFLDRTCVQEPDCVEGIFSFAHFTIQEFLAALHYVLEPQPFPDVLDMDTCRMDLGYLDIFHRFVSGLLSERNQSLLSKHLELGNVTKLEDYHMWLLEGITESCEKGSSILNLLHCLFEQQNHSLAERITPRSLHIHVGDNVLCPVDLSVLQYFLDLQIGDVVELDVTATNISGEGLRTLQPYLQQCESLWCGENKLDSEAISCLCELLKSRNYRLKLLGLGWTDIGNEELMELCSALKENRTLQELWIEGCSADYDGILDFASVSSTNSTLKKVVFIGHSLEEGDTERLKQELSPAALGLIVAGFCDDRQLWQGWCDWVRQRCYTCTDDKLLHFLHKIFPCHRPSSRLWWVQQWCTALQELLQERIDRCRLAETRRKLQKLQGTISLHC; encoded by the exons ATGGACCTGATCACCAAGGATGACTACGAAGATGTGAAGTACGTGCCCGGCCCCCGCAGGAGAGTCCGTGCCCTGCTGGACATCATTGACTGCCGTGGGGACCTGGTGGCCGATGCCTTCAGCTCTCTCTTTTCCAAATCCGGAGGTGTTGCTGACACAGATACTGGGTCAGGCG AGTACGGCACCCTGGTGAAGAAGCACAGACAGGTTCTGCTGCGGAGGAACCAGTCAATGATGCCCTACAACTCGAGGGTGGGAGAGAAGGTTCACCTGCTCGACCTGTTCACTGACCTACTGCTGGTCAGTGGACATCACAGCACGGAGCTGAAACGCCACCAGCTGTTGTCCCTGGGCCAGCAACGCATCCAGCTGCAGGAGGGCTGCCAGCTCGCCATCCTGCCCCAGCAGCTCTTCCAGCAGAGCCCCAGCAGGGTGCTGGTGACTGGTGTGGCCGGCATCGGGAAAACAGCACTGCTGCAGAAACTGGTGTACGACTGGGCAGGCGGTCAGTGTCTCCACAACTTCCAGGTTGTCCTGCAGCTGGCGTTCAGGGACCTGAACCTAATCGACCAACCAGTGAGCTTCAGGAACCTGGTTCTCAGGAAGAACGGCCATTTGGCCAAGTTGCTGGATCTGGTCTTTGAGGAAGCACAGAAGCTGCTGGTCGTCCTGGATGGCTTCGACGAGTTTAAGTTCTGCTCCATTGTGGATGGGGATCGTTACGTCATGGACCCAGATGAAGAGGCTCAGCTACCTGACATCATCAACAGCCTACTGCGGGGGGAGCTGCTCCCTGAGGCATCTGTGCTCCTCACCACCCGTCCCACCGCCGTCACCTACATCCCTGTGGAGACAATTGACCGCTTCGTGGTCATCACTGGGTTTTCGGAAAAGGAGATCAGGAATTTCTTCCTGAAATATTACCGGGATGAGGGTCTCAGCAGCAGGGTCTTTCAGCTGGTAAAGGAAAACCATTTCCTCTTCACCCTGTGTTTCATCCCTGCCTTCTGTTACATTGTGTGCAGCGTGTTGAAGGAGCAGGGGGCAACGGGTCACAACCAACCCAAGACAATGACTGACATTTACAGCCGCTACCTCACCATGCTGCTGAAACATCACGCCCGCCCCCAGCCACAGGGACCAGGGGCTCTCACTCAGATGCTACACAACCTGTGCAGGCTGGCGTACAGCAAACTACTTCAGCATGACACCCTCTTCTGCCAGCACGACCTGCAGGCTCACCACATCCAGCTCAATACCTTCGTCAACAGTTTTCTGGACAGAACCTGTGTTCAGGAGCCCGACTGTGTGGAGGGCATCTTCTCCTTTGCACACTTCACCATCCAGGAGTTCCTGGCAGCTCTTCACTATGTGTTGGAACCCCAACCTTTCCCGGACGTCCTGGACATGGACACCTGCAGGATGGACTTGGGATACTTGGATATCTTCCACCGGTTTGTCTCAGGCTTGTTGTCAGAGAGAAACCAAAGCTTGCTATCCAAGCACCTGGAGCTGGGGAACGTCACCAAACTGGAGGACTACCACATGTGGCTGCTGGAAGGAATCACAGAGAGCTGTGAAAAAGGGTCCAGCATTTTGAATCTACTCCATTGTTTGTTTGAACAGCAAAACCACTCGCTAGCAGAGAGGATAACCCCCAGAAGTCTCCACATTCACGTGGGGGACAACGTACTTTGCCCGGTGGATCTGAGTGTGCTGCAGTACTTCCTGGACCTGCAGATTGGAGATGTGGTGGAACTGGATGTGACTGCCACCAATATCAGTGGTGAGGGGCTGAGGACCCTCCAACCCTACCTGCAGCAGTGTGAGAGCCTGTG GTGTGGGGAGAACAAATTGGACTCGGAAGCGATTAGCTGCTTGTGTGAGCTGCTGAAGTCCCGAAACTACAGGCTGAAACTCCTAGG cctgGGCTGGACGGACATTGGTAACGAGGAGCTGATGGAACTGTGCAGCGCACTGAAGGAGAACAGAACTCTCCAGGAACTGTG GATCGAGGGCTGCAGTGCCGACTACGATGGGATCTTGGACTTTGCCTCCGTTTCATCCACCAACTCCACCTTGAAGAAAGTGGT GTTCATTGGCCACAGCCTGGAGGAGGGTGACACGGAGAGGCTGAAGCAGGAGCTGAGCCCGGCTGCCTTGGGGCTGATCGTGGCCGGATTCTGCGATGACCGCCAGCTGTGGCAGGGCTGGTGTGACTGGGTCCGCCAGCGGTGCTACACGTGCACCGACGACAagctcctccacttcctgcacaaaATCTTCCCCTGTCATCGACCCAGCAGCAGGTTGTGGTGGGTGCAGCAGTGGTGCACGGCGCTGCAGGAACTGCTGCAGGAACGCATCGACCGCTGCAGGCTGGCAGAAACACGCAGGAAGCTGCAGAAACTGCAGGGAACCATCAGCCTGCACTGCTGA
- the LOC127586918 gene encoding NACHT, LRR and PYD domains-containing protein 3-like isoform X2 has translation MERDPGGEKGHQVPGTGPAGRIPALQRLRRHRVELVDELPERVDWILDRALQMDLITKDDYEDVKYVPGPRRRVRALLDIIDCRGDLVADAFSSLFSKSGGVADTDTGSGEYGTLVKKHRQVLLRRNQSMMPYNSRVGEKVHLLDLFTDLLLVSGHHSTELKRHQLLSLGQQRIQLQEGCQLAILPQQLFQQSPSRVLVTGVAGIGKTALLQKLVYDWAGGQCLHNFQVVLQLAFRDLNLIDQPVSFRNLVLRKNGHLAKLLDLVFEEAQKLLVVLDGFDEFKFCSIVDGDRYVMDPDEEAQLPDIINSLLRGELLPEASVLLTTRPTAVTYIPVETIDRFVVITGFSEKEIRNFFLKYYRDEGLSSRVFQLVKENHFLFTLCFIPAFCYIVCSVLKEQGATGHNQPKTMTDIYSRYLTMLLKHHARPQPQGPGALTQMLHNLCRLAYSKLLQHDTLFCQHDLQAHHIQLNTFVNSFLDRTCVQEPDCVEGIFSFAHFTIQEFLAALHYVLEPQPFPDVLDMDTCRMDLGYLDIFHRFVSGLLSERNQSLLSKHLELGNVTKLEDYHMWLLEGITESCEKGSSILNLLHCLFEQQNHSLAERITPRSLHIHVGDNVLCPVDLSVLQYFLDLQIGDVVELDVTATNISGEGLRTLQPYLQQCESLWCGENKLDSEAISCLCELLKSRNYRLKLLGIEGCSADYDGILDFASVSSTNSTLKKVVFIGHSLEEGDTERLKQELSPAALGLIVAGFCDDRQLWQGWCDWVRQRCYTCTDDKLLHFLHKIFPCHRPSSRLWWVQQWCTALQELLQERIDRCRLAETRRKLQKLQGTISLHC, from the exons ATGGAGCGGGACCCGGGCGGCGAGAAGGGGCACCAGGTGCCCGGGACGGGACCGGCGGGccg AATTCCTGCTCTTCAGCGGCTGCGGAGACACCGTGTGGAGCTGgtggacgagctgccagagcgaGTGGATTGGATCCTGGACCGAGCCCTGCAGATGGACCTGATCACCAAGGATGACTACGAAGATGTGAAGTACGTGCCCGGCCCCCGCAGGAGAGTCCGTGCCCTGCTGGACATCATTGACTGCCGTGGGGACCTGGTGGCCGATGCCTTCAGCTCTCTCTTTTCCAAATCCGGAGGTGTTGCTGACACAGATACTGGGTCAGGCG AGTACGGCACCCTGGTGAAGAAGCACAGACAGGTTCTGCTGCGGAGGAACCAGTCAATGATGCCCTACAACTCGAGGGTGGGAGAGAAGGTTCACCTGCTCGACCTGTTCACTGACCTACTGCTGGTCAGTGGACATCACAGCACGGAGCTGAAACGCCACCAGCTGTTGTCCCTGGGCCAGCAACGCATCCAGCTGCAGGAGGGCTGCCAGCTCGCCATCCTGCCCCAGCAGCTCTTCCAGCAGAGCCCCAGCAGGGTGCTGGTGACTGGTGTGGCCGGCATCGGGAAAACAGCACTGCTGCAGAAACTGGTGTACGACTGGGCAGGCGGTCAGTGTCTCCACAACTTCCAGGTTGTCCTGCAGCTGGCGTTCAGGGACCTGAACCTAATCGACCAACCAGTGAGCTTCAGGAACCTGGTTCTCAGGAAGAACGGCCATTTGGCCAAGTTGCTGGATCTGGTCTTTGAGGAAGCACAGAAGCTGCTGGTCGTCCTGGATGGCTTCGACGAGTTTAAGTTCTGCTCCATTGTGGATGGGGATCGTTACGTCATGGACCCAGATGAAGAGGCTCAGCTACCTGACATCATCAACAGCCTACTGCGGGGGGAGCTGCTCCCTGAGGCATCTGTGCTCCTCACCACCCGTCCCACCGCCGTCACCTACATCCCTGTGGAGACAATTGACCGCTTCGTGGTCATCACTGGGTTTTCGGAAAAGGAGATCAGGAATTTCTTCCTGAAATATTACCGGGATGAGGGTCTCAGCAGCAGGGTCTTTCAGCTGGTAAAGGAAAACCATTTCCTCTTCACCCTGTGTTTCATCCCTGCCTTCTGTTACATTGTGTGCAGCGTGTTGAAGGAGCAGGGGGCAACGGGTCACAACCAACCCAAGACAATGACTGACATTTACAGCCGCTACCTCACCATGCTGCTGAAACATCACGCCCGCCCCCAGCCACAGGGACCAGGGGCTCTCACTCAGATGCTACACAACCTGTGCAGGCTGGCGTACAGCAAACTACTTCAGCATGACACCCTCTTCTGCCAGCACGACCTGCAGGCTCACCACATCCAGCTCAATACCTTCGTCAACAGTTTTCTGGACAGAACCTGTGTTCAGGAGCCCGACTGTGTGGAGGGCATCTTCTCCTTTGCACACTTCACCATCCAGGAGTTCCTGGCAGCTCTTCACTATGTGTTGGAACCCCAACCTTTCCCGGACGTCCTGGACATGGACACCTGCAGGATGGACTTGGGATACTTGGATATCTTCCACCGGTTTGTCTCAGGCTTGTTGTCAGAGAGAAACCAAAGCTTGCTATCCAAGCACCTGGAGCTGGGGAACGTCACCAAACTGGAGGACTACCACATGTGGCTGCTGGAAGGAATCACAGAGAGCTGTGAAAAAGGGTCCAGCATTTTGAATCTACTCCATTGTTTGTTTGAACAGCAAAACCACTCGCTAGCAGAGAGGATAACCCCCAGAAGTCTCCACATTCACGTGGGGGACAACGTACTTTGCCCGGTGGATCTGAGTGTGCTGCAGTACTTCCTGGACCTGCAGATTGGAGATGTGGTGGAACTGGATGTGACTGCCACCAATATCAGTGGTGAGGGGCTGAGGACCCTCCAACCCTACCTGCAGCAGTGTGAGAGCCTGTG GTGTGGGGAGAACAAATTGGACTCGGAAGCGATTAGCTGCTTGTGTGAGCTGCTGAAGTCCCGAAACTACAGGCTGAAACTCCTAGG GATCGAGGGCTGCAGTGCCGACTACGATGGGATCTTGGACTTTGCCTCCGTTTCATCCACCAACTCCACCTTGAAGAAAGTGGT GTTCATTGGCCACAGCCTGGAGGAGGGTGACACGGAGAGGCTGAAGCAGGAGCTGAGCCCGGCTGCCTTGGGGCTGATCGTGGCCGGATTCTGCGATGACCGCCAGCTGTGGCAGGGCTGGTGTGACTGGGTCCGCCAGCGGTGCTACACGTGCACCGACGACAagctcctccacttcctgcacaaaATCTTCCCCTGTCATCGACCCAGCAGCAGGTTGTGGTGGGTGCAGCAGTGGTGCACGGCGCTGCAGGAACTGCTGCAGGAACGCATCGACCGCTGCAGGCTGGCAGAAACACGCAGGAAGCTGCAGAAACTGCAGGGAACCATCAGCCTGCACTGCTGA
- the LOC127586918 gene encoding NACHT, LRR and PYD domains-containing protein 3-like isoform X1: MERDPGGEKGHQVPGTGPAGRIPALQRLRRHRVELVDELPERVDWILDRALQMDLITKDDYEDVKYVPGPRRRVRALLDIIDCRGDLVADAFSSLFSKSGGVADTDTGSGEYGTLVKKHRQVLLRRNQSMMPYNSRVGEKVHLLDLFTDLLLVSGHHSTELKRHQLLSLGQQRIQLQEGCQLAILPQQLFQQSPSRVLVTGVAGIGKTALLQKLVYDWAGGQCLHNFQVVLQLAFRDLNLIDQPVSFRNLVLRKNGHLAKLLDLVFEEAQKLLVVLDGFDEFKFCSIVDGDRYVMDPDEEAQLPDIINSLLRGELLPEASVLLTTRPTAVTYIPVETIDRFVVITGFSEKEIRNFFLKYYRDEGLSSRVFQLVKENHFLFTLCFIPAFCYIVCSVLKEQGATGHNQPKTMTDIYSRYLTMLLKHHARPQPQGPGALTQMLHNLCRLAYSKLLQHDTLFCQHDLQAHHIQLNTFVNSFLDRTCVQEPDCVEGIFSFAHFTIQEFLAALHYVLEPQPFPDVLDMDTCRMDLGYLDIFHRFVSGLLSERNQSLLSKHLELGNVTKLEDYHMWLLEGITESCEKGSSILNLLHCLFEQQNHSLAERITPRSLHIHVGDNVLCPVDLSVLQYFLDLQIGDVVELDVTATNISGEGLRTLQPYLQQCESLWCGENKLDSEAISCLCELLKSRNYRLKLLGLGWTDIGNEELMELCSALKENRTLQELWIEGCSADYDGILDFASVSSTNSTLKKVVFIGHSLEEGDTERLKQELSPAALGLIVAGFCDDRQLWQGWCDWVRQRCYTCTDDKLLHFLHKIFPCHRPSSRLWWVQQWCTALQELLQERIDRCRLAETRRKLQKLQGTISLHC, translated from the exons ATGGAGCGGGACCCGGGCGGCGAGAAGGGGCACCAGGTGCCCGGGACGGGACCGGCGGGccg AATTCCTGCTCTTCAGCGGCTGCGGAGACACCGTGTGGAGCTGgtggacgagctgccagagcgaGTGGATTGGATCCTGGACCGAGCCCTGCAGATGGACCTGATCACCAAGGATGACTACGAAGATGTGAAGTACGTGCCCGGCCCCCGCAGGAGAGTCCGTGCCCTGCTGGACATCATTGACTGCCGTGGGGACCTGGTGGCCGATGCCTTCAGCTCTCTCTTTTCCAAATCCGGAGGTGTTGCTGACACAGATACTGGGTCAGGCG AGTACGGCACCCTGGTGAAGAAGCACAGACAGGTTCTGCTGCGGAGGAACCAGTCAATGATGCCCTACAACTCGAGGGTGGGAGAGAAGGTTCACCTGCTCGACCTGTTCACTGACCTACTGCTGGTCAGTGGACATCACAGCACGGAGCTGAAACGCCACCAGCTGTTGTCCCTGGGCCAGCAACGCATCCAGCTGCAGGAGGGCTGCCAGCTCGCCATCCTGCCCCAGCAGCTCTTCCAGCAGAGCCCCAGCAGGGTGCTGGTGACTGGTGTGGCCGGCATCGGGAAAACAGCACTGCTGCAGAAACTGGTGTACGACTGGGCAGGCGGTCAGTGTCTCCACAACTTCCAGGTTGTCCTGCAGCTGGCGTTCAGGGACCTGAACCTAATCGACCAACCAGTGAGCTTCAGGAACCTGGTTCTCAGGAAGAACGGCCATTTGGCCAAGTTGCTGGATCTGGTCTTTGAGGAAGCACAGAAGCTGCTGGTCGTCCTGGATGGCTTCGACGAGTTTAAGTTCTGCTCCATTGTGGATGGGGATCGTTACGTCATGGACCCAGATGAAGAGGCTCAGCTACCTGACATCATCAACAGCCTACTGCGGGGGGAGCTGCTCCCTGAGGCATCTGTGCTCCTCACCACCCGTCCCACCGCCGTCACCTACATCCCTGTGGAGACAATTGACCGCTTCGTGGTCATCACTGGGTTTTCGGAAAAGGAGATCAGGAATTTCTTCCTGAAATATTACCGGGATGAGGGTCTCAGCAGCAGGGTCTTTCAGCTGGTAAAGGAAAACCATTTCCTCTTCACCCTGTGTTTCATCCCTGCCTTCTGTTACATTGTGTGCAGCGTGTTGAAGGAGCAGGGGGCAACGGGTCACAACCAACCCAAGACAATGACTGACATTTACAGCCGCTACCTCACCATGCTGCTGAAACATCACGCCCGCCCCCAGCCACAGGGACCAGGGGCTCTCACTCAGATGCTACACAACCTGTGCAGGCTGGCGTACAGCAAACTACTTCAGCATGACACCCTCTTCTGCCAGCACGACCTGCAGGCTCACCACATCCAGCTCAATACCTTCGTCAACAGTTTTCTGGACAGAACCTGTGTTCAGGAGCCCGACTGTGTGGAGGGCATCTTCTCCTTTGCACACTTCACCATCCAGGAGTTCCTGGCAGCTCTTCACTATGTGTTGGAACCCCAACCTTTCCCGGACGTCCTGGACATGGACACCTGCAGGATGGACTTGGGATACTTGGATATCTTCCACCGGTTTGTCTCAGGCTTGTTGTCAGAGAGAAACCAAAGCTTGCTATCCAAGCACCTGGAGCTGGGGAACGTCACCAAACTGGAGGACTACCACATGTGGCTGCTGGAAGGAATCACAGAGAGCTGTGAAAAAGGGTCCAGCATTTTGAATCTACTCCATTGTTTGTTTGAACAGCAAAACCACTCGCTAGCAGAGAGGATAACCCCCAGAAGTCTCCACATTCACGTGGGGGACAACGTACTTTGCCCGGTGGATCTGAGTGTGCTGCAGTACTTCCTGGACCTGCAGATTGGAGATGTGGTGGAACTGGATGTGACTGCCACCAATATCAGTGGTGAGGGGCTGAGGACCCTCCAACCCTACCTGCAGCAGTGTGAGAGCCTGTG GTGTGGGGAGAACAAATTGGACTCGGAAGCGATTAGCTGCTTGTGTGAGCTGCTGAAGTCCCGAAACTACAGGCTGAAACTCCTAGG cctgGGCTGGACGGACATTGGTAACGAGGAGCTGATGGAACTGTGCAGCGCACTGAAGGAGAACAGAACTCTCCAGGAACTGTG GATCGAGGGCTGCAGTGCCGACTACGATGGGATCTTGGACTTTGCCTCCGTTTCATCCACCAACTCCACCTTGAAGAAAGTGGT GTTCATTGGCCACAGCCTGGAGGAGGGTGACACGGAGAGGCTGAAGCAGGAGCTGAGCCCGGCTGCCTTGGGGCTGATCGTGGCCGGATTCTGCGATGACCGCCAGCTGTGGCAGGGCTGGTGTGACTGGGTCCGCCAGCGGTGCTACACGTGCACCGACGACAagctcctccacttcctgcacaaaATCTTCCCCTGTCATCGACCCAGCAGCAGGTTGTGGTGGGTGCAGCAGTGGTGCACGGCGCTGCAGGAACTGCTGCAGGAACGCATCGACCGCTGCAGGCTGGCAGAAACACGCAGGAAGCTGCAGAAACTGCAGGGAACCATCAGCCTGCACTGCTGA
- the LOC127586918 gene encoding NACHT, LRR and PYD domains-containing protein 3-like isoform X4, producing the protein MERDPGGEKGHQVPGTGPAGRIPALQRLRRHRVELVDELPERVDWILDRALQMDLITKDDYEDVKYVPGPRRRVRALLDIIDCRGDLVADAFSSLFSKSGGVADTDTGSGEYGTLVKKHRQVLLRRNQSMMPYNSRVGEKVHLLDLFTDLLLVSGHHSTELKRHQLLSLGQQRIQLQEGCQLAILPQQLFQQSPSRVLVTGVAGIGKTALLQKLVYDWAGGQCLHNFQVVLQLAFRDLNLIDQPVSFRNLVLRKNGHLAKLLDLVFEEAQKLLVVLDGFDEFKFCSIVDGDRYVMDPDEEAQLPDIINSLLRGELLPEASVLLTTRPTAVTYIPVETIDRFVVITGFSEKEIRNFFLKYYRDEGLSSRVFQLVKENHFLFTLCFIPAFCYIVCSVLKEQGATGHNQPKTMTDIYSRYLTMLLKHHARPQPQGPGALTQMLHNLCRLAYSKLLQHDTLFCQHDLQAHHIQLNTFVNSFLDRTCVQEPDCVEGIFSFAHFTIQEFLAALHYVLEPQPFPDVLDMDTCRMDLGYLDIFHRFVSGLLSERNQSLLSKHLELGNVTKLEDYHMWLLEGITESCEKGSSILNLLHCLFEQQNHSLAERITPRSLHIHVGDNVLCPVDLSVLQYFLDLQIGDVVELDVTATNISGEGLRTLQPYLQQCESLWCGENKLDSEAISCLCELLKSRNYRLKLLGLGWTDIGNEELMELCSALKENRTLQELWIEGCSADYDGILDFASVSSTNSTLKKVVCPHPHTGDLLNPTASSSVRCGRTPYIVTTRCATGLLRSDKNSSLATAWRRVTRRG; encoded by the exons ATGGAGCGGGACCCGGGCGGCGAGAAGGGGCACCAGGTGCCCGGGACGGGACCGGCGGGccg AATTCCTGCTCTTCAGCGGCTGCGGAGACACCGTGTGGAGCTGgtggacgagctgccagagcgaGTGGATTGGATCCTGGACCGAGCCCTGCAGATGGACCTGATCACCAAGGATGACTACGAAGATGTGAAGTACGTGCCCGGCCCCCGCAGGAGAGTCCGTGCCCTGCTGGACATCATTGACTGCCGTGGGGACCTGGTGGCCGATGCCTTCAGCTCTCTCTTTTCCAAATCCGGAGGTGTTGCTGACACAGATACTGGGTCAGGCG AGTACGGCACCCTGGTGAAGAAGCACAGACAGGTTCTGCTGCGGAGGAACCAGTCAATGATGCCCTACAACTCGAGGGTGGGAGAGAAGGTTCACCTGCTCGACCTGTTCACTGACCTACTGCTGGTCAGTGGACATCACAGCACGGAGCTGAAACGCCACCAGCTGTTGTCCCTGGGCCAGCAACGCATCCAGCTGCAGGAGGGCTGCCAGCTCGCCATCCTGCCCCAGCAGCTCTTCCAGCAGAGCCCCAGCAGGGTGCTGGTGACTGGTGTGGCCGGCATCGGGAAAACAGCACTGCTGCAGAAACTGGTGTACGACTGGGCAGGCGGTCAGTGTCTCCACAACTTCCAGGTTGTCCTGCAGCTGGCGTTCAGGGACCTGAACCTAATCGACCAACCAGTGAGCTTCAGGAACCTGGTTCTCAGGAAGAACGGCCATTTGGCCAAGTTGCTGGATCTGGTCTTTGAGGAAGCACAGAAGCTGCTGGTCGTCCTGGATGGCTTCGACGAGTTTAAGTTCTGCTCCATTGTGGATGGGGATCGTTACGTCATGGACCCAGATGAAGAGGCTCAGCTACCTGACATCATCAACAGCCTACTGCGGGGGGAGCTGCTCCCTGAGGCATCTGTGCTCCTCACCACCCGTCCCACCGCCGTCACCTACATCCCTGTGGAGACAATTGACCGCTTCGTGGTCATCACTGGGTTTTCGGAAAAGGAGATCAGGAATTTCTTCCTGAAATATTACCGGGATGAGGGTCTCAGCAGCAGGGTCTTTCAGCTGGTAAAGGAAAACCATTTCCTCTTCACCCTGTGTTTCATCCCTGCCTTCTGTTACATTGTGTGCAGCGTGTTGAAGGAGCAGGGGGCAACGGGTCACAACCAACCCAAGACAATGACTGACATTTACAGCCGCTACCTCACCATGCTGCTGAAACATCACGCCCGCCCCCAGCCACAGGGACCAGGGGCTCTCACTCAGATGCTACACAACCTGTGCAGGCTGGCGTACAGCAAACTACTTCAGCATGACACCCTCTTCTGCCAGCACGACCTGCAGGCTCACCACATCCAGCTCAATACCTTCGTCAACAGTTTTCTGGACAGAACCTGTGTTCAGGAGCCCGACTGTGTGGAGGGCATCTTCTCCTTTGCACACTTCACCATCCAGGAGTTCCTGGCAGCTCTTCACTATGTGTTGGAACCCCAACCTTTCCCGGACGTCCTGGACATGGACACCTGCAGGATGGACTTGGGATACTTGGATATCTTCCACCGGTTTGTCTCAGGCTTGTTGTCAGAGAGAAACCAAAGCTTGCTATCCAAGCACCTGGAGCTGGGGAACGTCACCAAACTGGAGGACTACCACATGTGGCTGCTGGAAGGAATCACAGAGAGCTGTGAAAAAGGGTCCAGCATTTTGAATCTACTCCATTGTTTGTTTGAACAGCAAAACCACTCGCTAGCAGAGAGGATAACCCCCAGAAGTCTCCACATTCACGTGGGGGACAACGTACTTTGCCCGGTGGATCTGAGTGTGCTGCAGTACTTCCTGGACCTGCAGATTGGAGATGTGGTGGAACTGGATGTGACTGCCACCAATATCAGTGGTGAGGGGCTGAGGACCCTCCAACCCTACCTGCAGCAGTGTGAGAGCCTGTG GTGTGGGGAGAACAAATTGGACTCGGAAGCGATTAGCTGCTTGTGTGAGCTGCTGAAGTCCCGAAACTACAGGCTGAAACTCCTAGG cctgGGCTGGACGGACATTGGTAACGAGGAGCTGATGGAACTGTGCAGCGCACTGAAGGAGAACAGAACTCTCCAGGAACTGTG GATCGAGGGCTGCAGTGCCGACTACGATGGGATCTTGGACTTTGCCTCCGTTTCATCCACCAACTCCACCTTGAAGAAAGTGGT ctgcccccacccacacactggggacctACTTAACCCAACAGCCAGCTCATCTGTGAGATGTGGAAGGACACCCTACATTGtcactacccgctgcgccactgggctGCTTCGTTCAGACAAAAACA GTTCATTGGCCACAGCCTGGAGGAGGGTGACACGGAGAGGCTGA